A single window of Salvia splendens isolate huo1 chromosome 6, SspV2, whole genome shotgun sequence DNA harbors:
- the LOC121810016 gene encoding GDSL esterase/lipase EXL3-like codes for MRRNSWSCWFGVIVYVMMSCCEGRVNLPPNVTVPAVYAFGDSIVDQGANNHVATLVKCNFPPYGKDLNGAVPTGRFSNGKTPPDIIAEELGVKELIPAYLDPNLKPQDLPTGVSFASGGCGFDPQTAQIVSAISLSDQLKHFKEYIGKLKAAVGEEKGNFILANSLYLVVAGSDDLANTYFTIGLRRKQYDIASYTDLMVSSASNFIQELYKLGARRIAVFGTPPIGCLPAQRTLAGGIARMCSEEENQAAQMVNEKLSLELASLAKSLPQSKLVYVNIYDPLLDLIQQPQNHGFEVSDKGCCGTGNIEVVILCNKLSGTCSDDSKYVFWDSYHPTERAYRALVDLVLHKYIKSLE; via the exons ATGAGGAGGAATTCATGGAGTTGTTGGTTTGGTGTAATTGTATATGTAATGATGAGTTGTTGTGAAGGGCGTGTTAATCTGCCTCCGAACGTAACGGTTCCGGCGGTATATGCGTTCGGAGATTCGATCGTTGATCAAGGCGCGAACAATCATGTGGCAACACTTGTCAAATGCAATTTCCCGCCCTACGGAAAAGATCTCAACGGCGCCGTTCCCACCGGCAGATTCAGCAACGGCAAGACTCCTCCGGACATTATCG CTGAAGAACTTGGAGTGAAAGAACTGATACCAGCATATCTTGATCCCAATTTGAAGCCTCAAGACCTTCCAACTGGAGTCAGCTTTGCTTCGGGAGGATGCGGCTTCGACCCGCAAACTGCTCAAATAGTG TCAGCAATATCTCTGTCTGATCAGTTGAAGCATTTCAAAGAATACATTGGAAAGCTGAAAGCAGCTGTTGGGGAAGAAAAGGGCAATTTTATCTTGGCCAACAGCTTATACCTGGTGGTGGCAGGCAGTGATGATCTTGCAAACACTTACTTCACCATCGGCCTCCGTCGCAAGCAATACGACATCGCTTCATACACCGATCTCATGGTGTCCTCGGCTTCCAACTTCATACAG GAACTATACAAGCTTGGAGCGAGACGAATTGCTGTTTTCGGCACCCCACCAATAGGATGTTTGCCGGCTCAAAGAACCCTTGCAGGTGGCATAGCGAGGATGTGTTCCGAGGAAGAAAATCAGGCTGCGCAAATGGTTAACGAAAAGCTCTCACTGGAACTTGCTTCCCTCGCCAAAAGCTTGCCTCAGTCCAAGCTTGTTTACGTCAATATCTATGACcctcttcttgatctcattcaacaACCTCAAAACCACG GGTTCGAGGTTAGTGACAAAGGCTGCTGCGGGACAGGAAACATAGAAGTGGTCATACTGTGTAACAAATTGAGTGGAACGTGCAGCGATGACTCAAAGTACGTATTTTGGGACAGCTACCATCCCACTGAGAGAGCATACAGGGCTCTCGTTGATCTAGTCCTACATAAATACATCAAGAGCTTAGAATGA
- the LOC121807319 gene encoding uncharacterized protein C594.04c-like, with the protein MANSTSNHSPAKNVVCTALAFLAPLPSIFFYHSFLRLYAGSADSLPPPWAAWCYHHPVLLANLLFFLNINVLFWALALLQSSNWLIDLYWTVIPVLALHYYRNHPAAEWEGRRSGLVVGLTWVWFVRMTHNYLRREKWQLGEREDWRINDMRKQYGTKFWWVSFFTVYVAQQAFLMAITMPFYVIHSNQKQLSFWDAVAAATCLAGVTIAYFADTQLYNFVGRNERLKKYGKALVPVLDEGLWRYSRHPNYFGEQLWWSGVGLFAWNLDYSWWFIGPLVNSVCLGIVTVLVEERMSKHDYRARAYKEYQETTSFWVPWFKTSLTGKQKKEI; encoded by the exons ATGGCGAATTCCACCAGCAATCACTCTCCCGCCAAAAACGTGGTCTGCACCGCGCTAGCATTCCTCGCTCCTCTCCCTTCCATCTTCTTCTACCACTCCTTCCTCCGCCTCTATGCAGGATCGGCCGACTCTCTCCCCCCTCCGTGGGCGGCGTGGTGCTACCACCACCCCGTCCTGCTGGCCaatctcctcttcttcctcaacaTCAACGTTCTCTTCTGGGCCCTCGCCCTCCTCCAGTCAAGCAACTGG TTGATCGACCTGTACTGGACGGTGATACCGGTGCTGGCGCTGCACTACTACAGGAACCACCCAGCGGCGGAGTGGGAGGGGCGGCGGTCGGGATTGGTGGTGGGGCTGACATGGGTGTGGTTCGTGAGGATGACGCACAACTACTTGCGGCGGGAGAAATGGCAGTTGGGAGAGAGAGAAGACTGGAGAATTAACGACATGCGGAAACAGTACGGCACTAAATTTTGGTGGGTGTCTTTCTTCACCGTCTATGTTGCTCAGCAG GCGTTTCTGATGGCCATAACCATGCCATTCTACGTGATCCACTCAAACCAAAAGCAACTAAGTTTTTGGGACGCGGTCGCGGCGGCGACATGCTTGGCCGGAGTCACAATTGCATATTTCGCCGACACACAGCTCTACAACTTTGTCGGTCGAAACGAGAGGCTGAAGAAGTATGGAAAAGCACTAGTGCCAGTTTTGGATGAAGGGCTATGGCGCTACTCGCGCCACCCCAACTACTTTGGAGAGCAGTTGTGGTGGTCGGGAGTCGGCCTTTTTGCCTGGAATTTGGATTATAGTTGGTGGTTCATTGGGCCATTGGTGAATAGTGTGTGCTTGGGCATCGTCACTGTTCTTGTGGAGGAGCGGATGTCGAAACATGACTATAGGGCTCGAGCCTACAAGGAGTACCAGGAAACGACGTCATTTTGGGTGCCGTGGTTCAAGACATCCTTGACGGGGAAACAAAAAAAGGAGATATGA